The genomic window TTGGAAgactactaacaagggaagggCAAGTAAAAACTAGAACACTAAAGAAGAAATGGCAAgaggtaaaaaggtggacccgagactcagccGTGGCAAGAcagaggggacactggttagccaaactaATGCCAAGGCGCTGTAAGTGGTCGaaagtgttgatgtggccagcaagaagaagccagacaaaagcaatggcacgaggagaGGGGCCAGGGGACCAAAGGGATCGGGGTGGGAGTGACGCTATTGAGGGACCGAtggaggccaggtagcaagaagagaAAGTGAACTCGCGGGTAGGTGAGAGAGGCCAGGAAGGGGATGTGGGCGAAgagaggtcagcaaggcagaggaaaagaggaagggcaaAAAGCATGTCTTtccaaaagtgagagggagaggggtgAGAGATGGAACAGTTCCAAACACTAGGGGAAGACAAGTAGAATTTGGAACAAATGAATTAGGTGATGGGAGAATGCTCAGTTGCcagacgccaccaccaagaacacagagaagactcgcatgcccgactaaggttggtaaccccagcacccccaagaagacgcggaaagacaaccacatcccaatgcgTAAGGCGATCCGAAGGTCGATCCTCATTCCAGATAAACTTACGAATAATCTTATCAAACCTACTAAAGACAGCCACAGGAGGCCGATAGACGGCCAGAGCATGGAGGGGGACAGACGCAAGACAATGTCTAGCAAGAGTAATACGGCTTGGGAGATAAAGCAGTTTTTCCTGCCAACATTGAAGGTGATCAAtaagcttctgctccactccatcccaaaaggagggtgcaggaggcgacaacgtaatctgaagccccaagtagtccatgggcaggccagcagccttacacccaaagcacgCTTCAGTGAAAAATACCATGGCCGGATCCACGTGAATGACGAAAAGGTGACATTTAgcggaattgatagaaagacccgagatgagctaAAAAATCCGGAGGATGAGCAAAGTTCTCACTATCTGTTGGCGGAAAGCATTGCTGAACACGAGAAAGTCATCAAcatactgaagggtggagaaggtCTGTAAGTGGGGGAGCGAATGCGAcgtgaggaagccaacgaccgttGCGTGCTGAAATAGAGCAGAAAAGCTTTCGGCgaccaagttgaaaagcaagaGTGATAGCAGATAACCCTGAAAGAGGCCACGCCcgagacagaagaaatcgcCACACTTCCCActgaaggagaccgcaagctgggccccagtgacaagcgaaAGGATCCACTCTCTAAACGACGGACCAAAAGAAAAACGGGTGATGAGGTCAtaaaggaactcccaactaaccgaatCAAAGGCCAGATATGTCCAATTTAAGGATGAAGGAAGGAAGCCACAGATAGTAAAGagagtgaacaacctcattggccAGGACAACAGCGTCCTGCAAACGCCGACCGTTAATGAAAGCAACCTGCAAGGGGTTAATAATAGAATGCATGACCGACGCAAGCTGCAAAGAGAGCAGtttagcaataatcttgtaaggcGTGCCTAAGATGGAGATCGAGCGAAAATGTGTGACATTCGTAGGGTTAGGGCGCTTAGTCACTAAGACGCAGGTAGCCTGATTAAACTCCTTAAGAAAAATGGAACTGGAGGCAAACTCATCACAAAAAGCATACACATCAGCGCTACAAGCATCCCAAAAGGTACGATAAAATTCTATAGGGAAACCATCGATGTCAGACGTCTTACTAGAGCCAAGGGCCCAAACAAcgttcttgatctcttggtgCAGGAAGGGCCGCTCCAGAGAGATCGCACATGAGtcagagagggaggagaggtgaAAATCCGGCAGGGGGACACAGAAGCGAAGTGGCTTAAAGTAAAAATCCCGAAAATGAGCAATCCAAGCCGGGAgaatgtcatcaccaagaaaaactCCGTGCCCGAtaaccatggactggagcaacgttTGACGGCACCTTTGAGAGGcagccaagtggaagaatctagaatTCTGGTCTCCGTACGCAAGCCAACCTAGCCTAGAACGCTGCTGCCAGTGGATGGACTCCCTAATCCGCCACTCCTGGGCAAGACACTGAAGACAAAGAAGACGAGAAGGTTGGTCCGCAGAAATATTGTCAGAAGACTGGAGGGACaggatctcctcatcccaaatGGACACCTCAGAAAATTTGCCGCTCCAAAAAATACGCTTCCAAGCGAAGACCTTTTTCCTGATGGAGTGCAACTTCCGCGAGAGCCTGAAAGCGGCCCACCTACCATTGACGGTGCGAGCCCACCAATTAGGGATGGCAGCCACAAAAGAATCATCTcggagccaccaaagctcaaaacaGAACCTGATGCGCCCGGTACCAGCCCTACCCCGAAGAAGGGAAATGAGCAACGGAGCATGATCAGACAAGTGCCTCGGTCCAAGAACCAAGGAGGACGACGAAAAAGCAGAGAACAACTCATGCGAGAGAAAGACACGGTCCAGCCTACGAAGAATAGGAGGGTTCCTATTGCTGGACCAAGTAAACTTACCATTATCCAGAGACATGTCAAACAGACCGAACTCATCAACAAACGATCGAAAAGTAGACATAGATGGACCCGAAGCGATAGGGGAGGACAAGTCAGCAGGGctaagcaaacaattgaagtctCCTGCCAATAGCCAATGCGAGGTAGCAAGCTGACGAACATGATGCAATTCAGCCCACAGCTGGTCACGCAAAGCCCCAACGCAAGGACCATAGATCGCGGTAACCAAGACCGGGCCATTGGGCCAAAGGCCATCGAGAGAAGCCGAGATAGAGTATCTACCAACATGCACAACAACCCCCGTAAGAGGTGGAGACCAAGCCAGCAGGATGCCGCCAGCGACACCGTTAGCCGGCATGAACCCGAAGGACGGTTGACGCAACAAAGTACGAAACCAAAATCCTCTTATCATCCGTCCGTTTGGATGTAACACACATGCAACCCAATAGAGTGTATTGATGCATGTAAGAAAccagtcaccattcaatttttctatatatacatacatatatataatggttGCATCTGAGAATTGGTATAGTTgtcatatttgttttttttttaaacaccaGGGAATTGGCATAATGGTTgtgatgtttttttgttttttaaacatGAGGGCTTTGGCAGAATGGCATTTAGCAGTTGTATATAGCAGATGttaattttcattattattggTATCACGAACATCATCAATATTGATACTATCCAATCGTCACTTTAAATATTGTAAACTTGTTTAAAGATACTCCGGGTGGGTGCTTGCGTAGATGCATgcccaaatgaatgaaaaaaaaaaagtcaaaaattgCAGCAGGCGCGTCACAAGATTTTTGCGAGTCGGACCTTGATACCTCCTCTTATGTAGCACTGACGAGATGCGTATGCTCTGCATATGGTTTGTttgattaaatattttaaaatatttattaataaactttgaataaaaacaaaatattgtttCAAAAGTGGGTCAGGATGCAGACAAATGTATAGTGTTCATAATAATACTCACAACAAATTGGTCTATTGTAAATAATGGCTTCTGttttttttagagtcacccCACTATCTAATGAGGACCATATGATAAAGTGATTGACATTTCGTCATATAATattagttcacattttttttttcattattttttttctcaaacgaTCTATTTGTAGCGCCGCCAGTCACTATCTGGAGCATCAGTAACTTCTTAATGCCTTGCcatgaaaatggaagaaaagacCGACCCTATAGAGCACTCAAGCACAGAGGTCTGCTCTCTTAGTACAGGGCAAGACGTAGATACAAGATGTAACAGAAAAGTTTGCAAACTTTCTTTCAGTCAAAGTAGGGTGGATTTCTACAGCATTTCTTTGATATCAAGAAAGTTtgcaatatttaaataaataaaatttatatcaatTCCAAAggccatttcatttttactaGCATTATCCTTTCccccaaaagagagagagagagagacgagtccaaactttttaattaatatttcTTAAGCATTGTTTAGAATGAGTCTGTAAACAGTTCAGCATGAAGAGAAGGccattcaaaataaaatttaatacgACTATATGAGTATCTTCATTTAACATCGAAGATATTTTAGCTAAAAATTTGAAGCCACTTAAAACACCTCCACATCCTTCCGGTCTATACCACTTGATCACTTGAGGCCATTGCCATCCCTTTCTTGGTTGGCTGCATTCAATGTTGACAAGAAGAAAGACAAGGCCAAAGGAACGTACGAGAGAGAAGGAAAGTTGATGGTTTGGCGGCGTTATAGTTATTAACAATTGATTTAACGAAACGCACATGCTATGaaagttattttttcttatatccGTCTCCTTTTATTAAAGTCACACTCTTTTTGTTAATtacaatatatatttctctttggtATGCTTAGGCTTTTTTACTATTCGAAGATTGGTTCCAGCctcatgaatctgtcctaaaaaATAAGGCAGATATGCAAAATctataacaattttttatgaatttgctgtatttttttgaagcagattcatgagagacagtaacaatgtgttattaTTACCAAATGACTCCTTTCAATTGCACGTAAGGAAAAGGGCTCGACCTATAGAGCAAAAATGGCTCCCTTCAGTAGTCGATGTGAGCTTTGTGGCAGCAAAGAAGAGTTTATTGATAATCTATTTTGGTATTGCTCCATTATGCACAATTTATGTCACACAGAATGGAAGTCGTTGGAAGGAAATGTGAAAGAACAATCAGCTGCTAGGGATCGCATGCTATGGATAATGTGGCTTTTCTCAACGTTGTGGCCTGTATGCTGTGCTAGGGATGATGATGCAGTCTACATAGGGGATACTGTTAATGTTGATAGGCTAGCCGCTCGTGTCCTTCCGTTGTAGCTTCTCTTGTTATTTGGTTGAACCCTAATATTCGTAGTCATGTTCATTTATTATGTCACCTTGCGATGCAATCTTTATTTCGGATTAGGAAGGGGCAGTAATGTTAGCAGACGATTTCTCTCTATTTCGCTCGTGTGGTAATTGTGTTTACGGAAGAAGTCCATAgcaattcaaaatcaaaacgTTTGAACTAAAAAAGACTCGAGTCATTTAGAAAAAGTttgaaatgaataaataaataaataaataaatatatatatatatatatatatatatatatatatatatattctctacTTCGCTCATGTGGTAATTGTGTTTACGGAAGAAGTCCGTaacaattcaaaatcaaaacgtttgaacaaaaaaagacTCGAgtcatttagaaaaaaaaaaaaaaaaaaaatatatatatatatatatatatatatatatatatatatatatatatatatatatatatatatatatatatatatatatatatgtgtgtgtgtgtgtgtgtgtgtgtgttatagaTAACAAGATTGAAGGGCAATAATGAATGTGGACTCTAGCTATACATAATCACTCAACTCACTCATGAAGGTCATAGGATCTGTCTTGATGGAAGGttaggaaaaaaagagagaaaaaaagtgtaaactaatattagatgatgaaaacattcatcatttttttttctcaaataaaattatGATAGATCAAACAATTCTAATCAGTGAGCCAGTTGACTTTGGATaactagagtcaccattcactaTTTCCATATATAAATTGAATTCAGCCAGTTGCCAAATATTgcaaaatgacaattttttttttcaaaaccatcACTAAAAATGCATTACAATGGAAGCATTAGCAAAAGTTTATGGCATACCTCCAGTTTATGGTGTTCTTAACAATggtttatggtgtttttagtaatacatttaaatatttattcatcaaacaaCATCCgagagttatatatatacacacacacacacacacacacacatagagttATTTCTTAGCTTAGTATgtcctttttcttcacttttaTTGCTGTACATAAAgaacaagagggagagagaagaagagaacaaggaacaaaaaaaaaattgaacatgcatTTTAATATGAGAATAAATAGTTCTTTCAGGGGCAGAGGCATAACATATCTAGTGGCGTGTTAACGGTAGTGGCAACATGTTACCAATTCGATTCCCATGAGTGTTATTCTTCAATACCATGTGAGTTATAAAGTAGGACACAACCATGGACCCAAGAGGCatgagaaagaggaggaaggtAGGCGATAAGTCATTATCCACTTGTTTCCCTAGATGTGAGAATGTATTTGATGTGATATCATTGCATATATTCGTTAAGTGTTGGAACAATTAATGttttttgaagatgaaaattatAGTTGGTATGTAATTCATGATCAAATGTGCAGTAGTTGGTATATGCATTTGATTTGCTCGTTCACTGAGTATCTACTAACTTGATTGTTTATTTAAACCAGTCATTTTGTTAATATTGCAAATCCCTGCcatgcctttcttttcttccaagAAAATTGTGGAAAACCAATAATATGAAGATTATTTCAAGTTCTCTTGTGTCACATTAACACTATCGTGAAGATGTCTCAAACTGTTCTCGTCTTTAAAACCTCATTCATGTCATAGCCTgttgaaataagagagaaagaaaggacaGAACAAGCACACAAAGTTTAATGTGGTTCGGCCTGATCAGTGGCCTACATCCACACACAAAACAACACGATGGCTGCTTTCACACACTAATAACAATGAGTTCTTTTACAGGTGAGAGAACAACAAAAAACCCACACACCTCCACACCTAGATAACTAACCAAGGAAGATGATGATAACTGTCCAAAAATAACTGCCaacatagaaaaataaaaaaataaaaaaaagagacatgtccttataaatatattaaaaaaaagatgtgCATAAAACCCCATTTcttcaacactctccctcaagtgGGGCGTAGAGATTATAGCCGCCCCACTTGAATTTTAGCTCCTCAAGTCGTTTCATAACCAAGCCTTTAGTTACTCCATCGACAAGCTGATCATTGCTTATAGTATATGGAGTTGTAATCACTTTTTGTTGAACCTGTTCACGCACATAATGACAgtcaatttctatgtgtttaGTGCGCTCTGAATTGGCTACAATGTGTATCACTccttgattgtcacaatgcatAGGAActggtttttcaattttgaattcTATTCACAAATAAGAGATTTAACCCAAATAAGTTCACTGGCTGTAGTAACCATCGCTCTATACTCTCCTTCTGCACTGAATCGTGACATTGTgtgttgttttttacttttccatgtCACTAAATTTCCTCCAACAAAAACACTAAATTTCCTCCAACAAAAACACAATATCCTGATGTGGATTTTCTATTTGTGCTGCCAACCCAATCAGCATCTATGAATCCTCTAATATCAATGTTTCCATTTGCCTTGTACCTTGTACCATACCTTTCAAATACCTCAAAATTCTATCAATGGCTTTCATATGAACATTCTTAGGGGAATGCATAAACTGACTGACCCGACTAACGGCAAATGAAATATCAGCTCATGTTACCGTGAGTTAAATCAGTCTTCCAACCAATCGTTGATATCTAAAAACATCTTCCAAAGCTTCATCATCTTCTACATCCAATTTTATACAGGGTTCAGTAGGTGTCAAGGCAGGTTTAGCTCTaagtttttctgtttccttgAGAATATCAAGagaatattttctttgagacataAAGTTGTCTTTCTTTGATTTAGATATTTctatcccaagaaaatatctcaactttcccaaatattttatttcaaaaatttggtgAAGGAATTGTTTGGTGGCAGAAATATGGTCATGATAATTTCTTGTtacaataatatcatccacataaacaagaatTATCACTATTGTTTCTTCAACCCTTTTGATAAATACTAAGTTGTCTGCAAGACTACGTTTGAATCCGCTATCGTCTAAAGCAGTGCTTAGTTTTTGATGCCATGCACGAGGAGATTGTTTAAGACCATATATAGACTTTTTGAGTTTGCACACTAagtttggttttctttcttgtgaGTGTCTTGGAGGTAATTGCATATATACTTTATTGTTCAAATCATCCtgtagaaatgcatttttcacatctaacTGAAATAGTTTCCAATTGAGATTGCaaataatgaataaaataaTTCTGACAGTGTTCATTTTAACAacaggagcaaatgtttcatCATAGTCCAATCCATGAGTTTGAGTGTAGCCTTTTGCTACAAGCCGAGCTTTGTGTCGCACTACGGTACCATCACTATCATACTTGGTTTTAAAAATCCACCTACAACCAATCACCTTCTTATCATTTGGCACTTGAACCAGTTCCCAAGTGTTATTTTTGTGAAGGACATTTAGTTCTTCATTGATCGCTTCTACCCAAACACAGTTCTTCATAGCTTCTTGGTAGGAATTTGGATCAAAAACTTTAGATATATTACTCAAGTATACAACATGCTTAGATGATACCTGATCATAGCATAGATAATGATTAATTGAAAATGTTTCAGTAGATGTGCCTTTGAGATATTCTCATTGTTGTCTCTagaattgaattttggatagcTTCATCCTCGTTAGAAACACCATCATCAGCATCACCTTCATCCGTCATCTCATTAAGGTCTGCTTGTGGTTGAGGTGAAGCAATAAACGCATCAAACTCTTTGTAGTCTTCCATTGTAGGTGTAGCATTATGGTTTAATGACTCCCCCTTTCGCTCAATGACATTAAAGAATGGTTCCTGCTCATCAAAACAAATATCCCGTGAGATCACAATTTGGTTGGTTTCTAAATCGAAGCACCGATATCCTTTTTTTGATAAGGAATAGCCCAAGAAGACACACCGCTTTGCTCTTTGACTTAACTTGTCAGATCctttgcatttgacaaaaactACACACCCAAAAGTCCTCAAGTGTGTAATTATGATAGGTCTGTTCATAAGTATTTTTATTGGAGATTTATTATTCAAATGTCTTGATGGAAGCCTGTTTATAATATAACATGCTGTCATAACTGCATCACTCCAAAACCTTTTTGGTACTGACATTTGGAATAATAATGAGCAAGTTGTTTTTAACAAATGTCCATTTTTTCTCTATCCACACATGTAAGTTGATGAGTAATGCCATGAATTCTTTTAAATTAatcaaattcttgatttttgtatTCAGTTCCATTGTCTGATCTCAGGATCTTCACACGATCATTatattgagtttcaatcatcctaaaaaactcaaaaaactttgaaaaaacttcatttttagattttagCAGGTGCAACCATGTCATTTTAGaacaatcatcaatgaaagtcaCATAGTAACAATATCCACTATAAGAATTAACAGActcaggcccccaaacatcagaatgcaCTAACTCAAACAAAGTGTTAGTATGATTTCTTATAGTACCAAATGGTAATCTAGACATCTTGGCAAATTTGCAAATGTTACACAGCTGCAAATTAAAGACTAGCTCAGACATTATAATTTTCAAAGTTTGACTTGACACATGTACAAGTGGCTGGTGCGATAACTCTCCATTTGATTTAGAACTTGTGACTAATGCACTACTTGTGTTGTCCAGCCAATAAATTACCAATCAACTTTCTCGTCGTAATGTCCTGAATAATCACATCAGTTGGAGAGAAAGTGACACAACAATTAAGTTCTCTTGTAAGTTTCAATATAGATAACTAATTAGAATTCAAATCTGGCATGCGTAGAATTTTAGAACTAATAGGCTgatttaaaaatgacatttcacCAATACCACTCACATGCATAGAAGACCAATTTGCTATAGTAACAGATTTATCAATATTATGAATGGAATAATTTCTGAGTAGATACCGATCCATGGTCATGTGGTCACTCACCCCGGAGTCCAACACCCAAGTATTAGAAAACATACCTTTGGGGTTACACAAAGTGGAATTGCTTGCGGATGCAGCCATGGATTCTTGCTTGACAGACATGTGCTTTAGCAATTCTGAAATCTTTTCTAAGACAACTGTAGCATCATTAGTCTCTTTAGATTTAGCAGCTACCACTTTTGCTGAGGATGAAGTTTCTCTAGATTTTTCAAACGATGACTTCTTATATTCTGGTCTCTCATACAAATTCCAACATCGCTCGCGCAAGTGTCCATCCTTTTTACAATAAATGCAAactctcttcatttttccttttcatcggTTAAGCACATTCTGTTTCTCAGCAGCCATGAAAGTAACTTTATCATCAGATTCTTCCCCCTTTGGTAGCGAGAGAATCATGACCTGCTTCTTTGATTCATCACTCATTAACTAAGAACAAATGGTGGATAATGACGGCAGTGATGTATGTATAAAAATCTATTGTCGTATTGGTTCATATTCTGTACGAAAACTGTTAAGCGATTGAAAGATTTTTTGCTGCTCACGTAAACTATCTCCGGGTTTGTAGACTTTCAGTCATATAAACTAAGTAGTCTAACTCATCCCACAACCCTTGAAGTTTACCAAGATCTTCATTGAAATTGGTTTTCTGATCTTTCTTTAtactgtaatttttttttgacaaatgaaacatCCTAGCTATATTGTTTTTCACACTATATAGCTCTTTAgccttttttcaaatttgtacaGCAGTTTCAGCAAAGAAAAAACCTTGTTGAATTCTCGGTTCCATAGAATTCATCAACCAAGACATGACCATGTGATTTTTCATCTTCCATCCTTGTAGAATGAGTTATTCTCATATGGTTTTGGGAGATCACCAGTAACATATTCAAGTTTTGATTTTCCACTAAAAAATAACGTTGCTGATTTTGACCATGCAATTTATCCCATTGAGAAGCACCGACGTGATTTTAATAGTAGGATTGAGTTGTTCTTGAACAACAATTTTCTCAATGATTCGATTGTTACCTGTTTCAGCCATAATGCTCACGAAGATGAGAATAAGGAAATCAGGTCTGCTCAGGTGTCGTCCAGGACCAGCAATCACTCGtcgaatttttaaaaatcatcTTTAACtcgaaaaaatctaaaaattggacAGGAACTCACTGACGAAGTGAAGAGTGGGTGCCCCTAGTTTCAGCTCCAAATGACCACTGGAGAGAAATCGCGTTAAgatttcttctcatcttctcatTGTTCCTTAGGTTTGCAGGAAGCTTTAGAAACCTACGATACTTGTAAAATCCACCGTTTTTCATATGatcatccaaaaaatctgaaaatttgtcCAAAAATAGTAGACACCAGCCTGAATCCAACGCACCCTTGCTCGACCCTTGAATCAACCCAAAGAGAAACacgtgagagagaaagtcacaCCTGGACAGAGTCGCAGGAAAAACTTCCAACGACAGATAGCCGTTCAAAAATCAGTATCTGCGCAACGACtgctccaaaaaatctgaaattttgcaCGAGAATTTTTAGATGTAGACGATTCTAACGAGCCTATGCTTGATGCTTTACGACACCAAAGCTGACAACGTTGGTTGCCGGAATCCGATGAAGTTTTGGAGTTGGTGTGTTTGCTTGACTCCCCAACAGAAAAACACATAAAGCTCTCTGAAACTTAAGATCAAAGCCTCAACAACCTCAGCGGAAATGCTacatgctctgataccatgttgaaataagagagaaagaaaggacaaAGCAAGCACACAAagtttaacgtggttcggcctGATCAGTGGCCTACATCCACACACAAAACAGCACAATGGCTGCTTTCACACACTAATAACAATGAGTTCTTTTACAGGTGAGAGAACAACTAAAAACCTACACACCTCCATACCGAGAGAACTAACCAAGTAAGAAGATGATAACTGTCAAAAAATAACTgccaacataaaaaaataaaaaatcagaaaaagagaCACGTCCTTATAAATATAACTGTTCAAAAAAAGGAACGTGCATAAAACCCCCTTTCTTCAACACAGCCaatgattttgacaaaaaaacatagTACTTTTGAAGTTGGAAAAAAAGGATGCCTTTCAAAAAACACAACATTTTGTCTTATACCGCTCTTCTGGAGCTATCGAATATCAGCACATGATCTATTACATGATTCCACATATCCGCATCATCTATTCGAGGGCAGATCTTTTGATGTGCCAACTCACAATA from Nymphaea colorata isolate Beijing-Zhang1983 chromosome 6, ASM883128v2, whole genome shotgun sequence includes these protein-coding regions:
- the LOC116255952 gene encoding uncharacterized protein LOC116255952 → MPANGVAGGILLAWSPPLTGVVVHVGRYSISASLDGLWPNGPVLVTAIYGPCVGALRDQLWAELHHVRQLATSHWLLAGDFNCLLSPADLSSPIASGPSMSTFRSFVDEFGLFDMSLDNGKFTWSSNRNPPILRRLDRVFLSHELFSAFSSSSLVLGPRHLSDHAPLLISLLRGRAGTGRIRFCFELWWLRDDSFVAAIPNWWARTVNGRWAAFRLSRKLHSIRKKVFAWKRIFWSGKFSEVSIWDEEILSLQSSDNISADQPSRLLCLQCLAQEWRIRESIHWQQRSRLGWLAYGDQNSRFFHLAASQRCRQTLLQSMVIGHGVFLGDDILPAWIAHFRDFYFKPLRFCVPLPDFHLSSLSDSCAISLERPFLHQEIKNVVWALGSSKTSDIDGFPIEFYRTFWDACSADVYAFCDEFASSSIFLKEFNQATCVLVTKRPNPTNVTHFRSISILGTPYKIIAKLLSLQLASVMHSIINPLQVAFINGRRLQDAVVLANEVVHSLYYLWLPSFILKLDISGL